A genomic segment from Barrientosiimonas humi encodes:
- a CDS encoding SAM-dependent methyltransferase: MTSGGTTPAPPSTPSTWRPWEIAWQEALYGRAGFYRRPEGPAGHFATSAQGIPGVGELLARAVASLAARHGLRHVVDVGAGRGELLGRLHDLDPGLALTGVDVVERPCALGESVAWVRSPGGPDLPDLPLREPALVVAHEWLDVVPAPVVELDEGGSWRLVEVAGDGTERLGDAPAEADLAWLTAHWPSPGEAGARAEVGRARDDAWESLCDKVSRGLVVAVDYGHERSSRPPFGSLTAFRDGHEVAAVPDGSCDLTGHVAVDSLAHDRRLRQADLFGELGLGTATPAYDLARSDPQAYLRALAARSASTAATARPGLGDFWWVLREV; the protein is encoded by the coding sequence ATGACGAGCGGCGGCACGACACCGGCGCCACCAAGCACACCCTCGACCTGGCGGCCGTGGGAGATCGCGTGGCAGGAGGCGCTGTACGGCCGCGCCGGCTTCTATCGTCGACCCGAGGGTCCGGCGGGCCACTTCGCGACCTCCGCGCAGGGCATCCCCGGGGTGGGTGAGCTGCTGGCGCGGGCCGTCGCTTCGCTGGCCGCGCGGCACGGGCTGCGGCACGTGGTCGACGTGGGCGCCGGCCGGGGCGAGCTGCTCGGCCGGCTGCACGACCTCGACCCGGGCCTCGCGCTCACCGGGGTCGACGTGGTCGAACGCCCTTGCGCCCTGGGCGAATCCGTCGCCTGGGTCCGCTCCCCCGGAGGGCCCGACCTGCCCGATCTTCCGCTGCGCGAGCCCGCGCTGGTCGTCGCGCACGAGTGGCTCGACGTGGTGCCCGCGCCCGTGGTCGAGCTCGACGAGGGCGGCTCGTGGCGCCTGGTGGAGGTCGCCGGCGACGGCACCGAACGGCTCGGCGACGCACCCGCAGAGGCCGACCTGGCCTGGCTGACCGCTCACTGGCCCTCACCCGGAGAAGCAGGCGCCCGCGCCGAGGTCGGCCGCGCGCGCGACGATGCGTGGGAGTCGTTGTGCGACAAGGTTTCCCGCGGGCTCGTCGTCGCCGTCGACTACGGCCACGAGCGATCGTCGCGCCCACCGTTCGGGTCGCTCACGGCGTTCCGCGACGGGCACGAGGTCGCGGCCGTCCCCGACGGCAGCTGCGACCTCACCGGGCACGTCGCGGTCGACTCGCTCGCGCACGACCGGCGACTGCGCCAGGCCGACCTGTTCGGCGAGCTCGGTCTCGGCACGGCGACACCGGCGTACGACCTGGCGCGGAGCGACCCGCAGGCCTATCTGCGAGCCCTCGCCGCGCGCAGCGCCTCCACCGCCGCCACGGCCCGCCCGGGTCTCGGCGACTTCTGGTGGGTGCTGCGCGAGGTGTGA
- a CDS encoding cytochrome P450, whose translation MLDDPALRVDPYPVLAGLRERGALVDTGGGVRVATTRAACDELLRNRALGRIFTPREPQQTWETFNWLHADSVLDSEPPKHTRLRRLVAGAFGRGHVARLAPTIERICREQLADARPALRDGGWDVVEHYAEPIPVRVIAALLDWPEPDQHLLRPWSQAIVQMYELAPSDEQCAAAVRAAGEFASYVDDLADARAKKPGDDLLSDLVRVRDGSDRLSRTELIATVVLLLNAGHEASVNGFGNGLLSLLAAPGAQRAVRQHLADGGSLDTVVEEMLRHDPPLQYFERTATRDTTVAGRPVAEGEKVAALLGAAARDPEAFDSPDEFRWDRSGPAHLGFGAGIHFCLGAPLARLELATSLRELLRHTAGLSVVDVERRPTFVLRGCSRIVVADSSA comes from the coding sequence GTGCTGGACGACCCGGCGCTGCGCGTCGACCCCTATCCGGTGCTGGCCGGGCTGCGCGAGCGCGGCGCGCTCGTCGACACCGGTGGCGGGGTGCGGGTCGCGACCACGCGCGCGGCCTGCGACGAGCTGCTGCGCAACCGGGCTCTCGGCCGGATCTTCACCCCGCGCGAGCCGCAGCAGACGTGGGAGACGTTCAACTGGCTGCACGCCGACTCGGTGCTGGACAGCGAGCCGCCGAAGCACACGCGGCTGCGCCGGCTGGTCGCCGGGGCGTTCGGTCGCGGCCACGTCGCACGGCTGGCCCCGACGATCGAGCGGATCTGCCGCGAACAGCTCGCCGATGCGCGGCCGGCTCTGCGCGACGGCGGCTGGGACGTGGTCGAGCACTACGCCGAGCCGATCCCCGTGCGCGTCATCGCCGCGCTGCTCGACTGGCCGGAGCCCGACCAGCACCTGCTGCGCCCGTGGTCACAGGCCATCGTCCAGATGTACGAGCTCGCGCCGTCCGACGAGCAGTGCGCAGCGGCCGTGCGAGCGGCAGGCGAATTCGCTTCGTACGTCGACGATCTCGCCGATGCCCGCGCGAAGAAGCCGGGCGACGACCTGCTCAGCGACCTCGTGCGGGTGCGCGACGGCAGCGACCGGCTCAGCCGCACCGAGCTGATCGCCACCGTCGTGCTGCTGCTCAACGCCGGTCACGAGGCCTCGGTCAACGGCTTCGGCAACGGGCTGCTCTCCCTGCTCGCGGCGCCGGGCGCGCAACGCGCGGTGCGCCAGCACCTCGCCGACGGCGGCTCGCTCGACACGGTCGTCGAGGAGATGCTGCGGCACGACCCGCCCCTGCAGTACTTCGAGCGCACCGCGACCCGCGACACCACCGTGGCCGGCCGACCCGTGGCAGAGGGCGAGAAGGTCGCGGCCCTGCTCGGCGCCGCCGCCCGTGACCCGGAGGCGTTCGACTCGCCCGACGAGTTCCGTTGGGACAGAAGCGGACCCGCGCACCTCGGCTTCGGCGCGGGCATCCACTTCTGCCTCGGCGCACCGTTGGCGAGACTCGAGCTGGCGACGTCGCTGCGCGAGCTGCTGCGGCATACGGCGGGTCTGTCGGTCGTGGACGTGGAGCGACGCCCCACGTTCGTGCTGCGCGGGTGCTCCCGGATCGTCGTGGCCGACTCCTCCGCATGA
- a CDS encoding ArsR/SmtB family transcription factor, with protein MASRTATKLVHPPREELEFTRVMAALSDPVRLAIVARLADAGSDGELACSTFALPVSKSTQSGHFKALREAGVIQQRDEGTRRLNRLRTDDLDARFPGLLDLAVPQGRDVVAGWA; from the coding sequence GCCGCGCGAGGAGCTGGAGTTCACGCGCGTGATGGCGGCGCTCAGCGACCCGGTGCGGCTCGCGATCGTCGCCCGGCTGGCCGACGCCGGGTCCGACGGCGAGCTGGCCTGCAGCACGTTCGCCCTGCCGGTGAGCAAGTCGACGCAGAGCGGCCACTTCAAGGCGTTGCGTGAGGCCGGGGTGATCCAGCAGCGCGACGAGGGGACTCGGCGGCTGAACCGGTTGCGCACGGACGACCTCGACGCCAGGTTCCCCGGTCTGCTGGACCTCGCCGTCCCCCAGGGGCGCGACGTCGTCGCCGGCTGGGCATGA